From a region of the Daphnia pulicaria isolate SC F1-1A chromosome 1, SC_F0-13Bv2, whole genome shotgun sequence genome:
- the LOC124343666 gene encoding cadherin-87A-like encodes MNDTTNSMLDPGISSLIELNKLTGELTFKRRIDYEELANKTLQFQVQAIAGEAEDKRMSLATVKLDILDANDNSPTFIEEEYKVKISESIHHPDVLVTVSATDKDSGKFGQILYYVSGDGADLFVIDDPTNGIVRVAPNVSLDREKQPSYTFTVIAADQPQGSEEQKRSSALVMVELIDVNDNAPAFTQPSYTAVVPENAPLDWSVSQVEALDPDHL; translated from the exons ATGAATGATACAACGAATTCAATGCTGGATCCGGGTATTTCGTCGTTGATCGAGCTCAACAAATTAACCGGGGAACTAACTTTTAAAAGGCGCATAGATTATGAAGAATTAGCCAACAAG ACTCTGCAGTTTCAAGTTCAGGCAATCGCTGGGGAAGCGGAGGATAAACGAATGAGTTTAGCGACAGTGAAACTCGATATATTGGATGCCAACGACAACAGTCCAACGTTCATTGAAGAG GAgtataaagtaaaaatatcagAGTCCATTCACCATCCGGATGTTTTGGTCACAGTGTCAGCAACAGACAAAGATTCTGGGAAATTCGGACAGATCTTGTATTATGTTTCGGGCGATGGAGCTGATCTATTCGTCATCGATG ATCCAACTAATGGAATAGTCCGTGTGGCTCCGAACGTTTCGCTTGATCGAGAGAAACAACCTAGTTACACCTTTACTGTCATTGCTGCGGATCAACCGCAAGGCAGTGAAGAGCAAAAGCGCTCCTCTGCTTTG GTAATGGTAGAACTGATTGATGTGAACGACAATGCTCCTGCTTTTACCCAACCTTCCTATACTGCCGTTGTTCCGGAGAACGCCCCGCTCGACTGGAGCGTCTCCCAAGTAGAAGCCCTAGATCCTGATCATTTATAG
- the LOC124343126 gene encoding protocadherin-16-like isoform X1 produces the protein MTVSDSDTGVHSQFGLELIPLRNADNIFEVHPMSATGRTPVLIKVTGADKLDYENPDRREMVVQVIARGGGRRLSSTATLTILLVDVNDNIPIFDESSYSFNVVENSAPGSLISRLSATDADSGVFGQLRYELRGFGAERFSVNSSTGDLKVGVCGLSTCLDYEDQDIFTLTYTVIDGGGKATSVPLTIKIDDVNDNPSVFEQNQCRRLIQNRALDFDPQLVVKATDKDSIRKGHSPPIQDGRISYSIVAGNTADNLFNIGRDSGILDVTRPINATELGEVRFVLIVRATDSGTPPQHADTVVTITVGAVDGNDPPIFQQNQYHVNVVERATPDSFVIQLNATDPDGPSDNLRYRVVGGTAVDWFTIDEVSGIVRVARGGALQWDQEAPLLTLAVAAVDQGQPLAQSATATITIQVEDINHKSPNFDKQLFIHHVAEVTPVGTRVLALGASDPDTSSQLRFRLTEPFQIRNKEGYLRDEVESEYFSISESTGILTLTKPLDHENAAVVMFRAEVTGMNANAEYPNQTDFAEVAIYVQAHTDNGYSHRRGLQLTRLSERKWLKNKIRALSFSLFKKKHMILSLVFLYLILSLWLNQNKSAKA, from the exons ATGACCGTTTCGGATTCGGACACTGGCGTACATAGTCAATTTGGGTTAGAGTTGATCCCATTGCGAAATGCCGACAATATCTTTGAGGTTCACCCGATGTCTGCCACAGGCCGGACACCTGTTCTTATCAAAGTTACCGGAGCTGATAAGCTCGACTATGAGAACCCTGACCGGCGGGAAATGGTTGTACAAGTCATAGCTAGAGGTGGAGGCAGACGTCTCTCATCTACTGCCACACTGACCATCCTGTTAGTCGATGTTAACGACAACATCCCGATCTTCGATGAGTCTTCCTATAGTTTCAAT GTGGTTGAGAATTCCGCACCTGGCTCGTTAATTTCAAGGCTGAGTGCTACGGATGCCGACAGCGGTGTGTTCGGACAATTACGCTACGAGTTACGTGGCTTTGGAGCTGAGCGCTTTTCTGTTAACTCGTCTACCGGTGACCTAAAAGTTGGAGTATGCGGACTTTCGACTTGTTTAGATTATGAGGATCAGGACATTTTTACTTTGACCTATACTGTCATTGACGGAGGGG GGAAAGCAACATCAGTGCCGCTTACCATTAAAATTGATGACGTTAACGACAATCCGTCCGTTTTCGAGCAAAATCAATGCAGGCGACTCATCCAAAATAGAGCTCTTGACTTCGATCCACAATTAGTGGTTAAG gcTACAGATAAGGATAGTATTCGGAAAGGTCATTCACCGCCAATTCAAGATGGCAGGATTTCCTACTCCATTGTGGCAGGCAACACTGCAGACAACTTATTCAATATTGGGCGCGACAGTGGCATTCTTGATGTTACTCGTCCTATCAATGCCACTGAATTGGGCGAGGTTAGATTTGTGCTCATAGTGCGAGCGACCGATTCCGGCACACCACCCCAGCATGCTGATACCGTGGTGACAATTACGGTGGGGGCTGTCGATGGAAACGATCCCCCCATTTTCCAACAGAACCAGTATCACGTCAACGTTGTCGAGCGGGCAACGCCAGATTCATTTGTTATTCAGCTAAATGCTACTGATCCGGATGGACCTTCAGATAATTTGCGCTATCGCGTCGTCGGAGGCACAGCCGTCGATTGGTTCACCATTGATGAAGTGTCAGGAATCGTTCGGGTTGCAAGAGGTGGCGCTCTCCAATGGGATCAAGAAGCTCCTCTTCTTACTCTGGCAGTAGCTGCAGTTGACCAGGGCCAGCCACTTGCTCAATCAGCTACCGCAACAATCACCATACAG gTGGAAGACATCAACCATAAATCACCAAATTTTGATAAACAACTTTTTATCCATCACGTAGCCGAGGTTACACCTGTTGGAACTCGG GTTCTGGCTTTAGGTGCCAGTGATCCCGACACTAGCTCACAATTAAGATTTCGATTAACTGAGCCATTTCagataagaaataaagaaggcTATTTGCGCGACGAAGTTGAAAGCGAGTACTTCTC AATTTCCGAATCAACCGGTATCTTAACCCTTACGAAGCCGCTCGACCACGAGAATGCTGCTGTTGTTATGTTCCGAGCGGAAGTTACAGGCATGAATGCTAATGCAGAATATCCCAATCAAACGGATTTCG CTGAGGTTGCAATTTATGTTCAAGCGCATACTGATAACGGATATTCTCACCGCCGTGGTCTCCAGCTCACCCGATTATCAGAGCGGAAGTGGTTGAAGAACAAGATCCGGGCATTATCTTTCTCACTCTTCAAGAAGAA GCACATGATCCTGTCACTGGTCTTCTTATATCTCATTTTGAGCTTGTGGCtgaaccaaaacaaatcagCGAAAGCTTAA
- the LOC124343126 gene encoding protocadherin-16-like isoform X2 has product MTVSDSDTGVHSQFGLELIPLRNADNIFEVHPMSATGRTPVLIKVTGADKLDYENPDRREMVVQVIARGGGRRLSSTATLTILLVDVNDNIPIFDESSYSFNVVENSAPGSLISRLSATDADSGVFGQLRYELRGFGAERFSVNSSTGDLKVGVCGLSTCLDYEDQDIFTLTYTVIDGGGKATSVPLTIKIDDVNDNPSVFEQNQCRRLIQNRALDFDPQLVVKATDKDSIRKGHSPPIQDGRISYSIVAGNTADNLFNIGRDSGILDVTRPINATELGEVRFVLIVRATDSGTPPQHADTVVTITVGAVDGNDPPIFQQNQYHVNVVERATPDSFVIQLNATDPDGPSDNLRYRVVGGTAVDWFTIDEVSGIVRVARGGALQWDQEAPLLTLAVAAVDQGQPLAQSATATITIQVEDINHKSPNFDKQLFIHHVAEVTPVGTRVLALGASDPDTSSQLRFRLTEPFQIRNKEGYLRDEVESEYFSISESTGILTLTKPLDHENAAVVMFRAEVTGMNANAEYPNQTDFAEVAIYVQAHTDNGYSHRRGLQLTRLSERKWLKNKIRALSFSLFKHMILSLVFLYLILSLWLNQNKSAKA; this is encoded by the exons ATGACCGTTTCGGATTCGGACACTGGCGTACATAGTCAATTTGGGTTAGAGTTGATCCCATTGCGAAATGCCGACAATATCTTTGAGGTTCACCCGATGTCTGCCACAGGCCGGACACCTGTTCTTATCAAAGTTACCGGAGCTGATAAGCTCGACTATGAGAACCCTGACCGGCGGGAAATGGTTGTACAAGTCATAGCTAGAGGTGGAGGCAGACGTCTCTCATCTACTGCCACACTGACCATCCTGTTAGTCGATGTTAACGACAACATCCCGATCTTCGATGAGTCTTCCTATAGTTTCAAT GTGGTTGAGAATTCCGCACCTGGCTCGTTAATTTCAAGGCTGAGTGCTACGGATGCCGACAGCGGTGTGTTCGGACAATTACGCTACGAGTTACGTGGCTTTGGAGCTGAGCGCTTTTCTGTTAACTCGTCTACCGGTGACCTAAAAGTTGGAGTATGCGGACTTTCGACTTGTTTAGATTATGAGGATCAGGACATTTTTACTTTGACCTATACTGTCATTGACGGAGGGG GGAAAGCAACATCAGTGCCGCTTACCATTAAAATTGATGACGTTAACGACAATCCGTCCGTTTTCGAGCAAAATCAATGCAGGCGACTCATCCAAAATAGAGCTCTTGACTTCGATCCACAATTAGTGGTTAAG gcTACAGATAAGGATAGTATTCGGAAAGGTCATTCACCGCCAATTCAAGATGGCAGGATTTCCTACTCCATTGTGGCAGGCAACACTGCAGACAACTTATTCAATATTGGGCGCGACAGTGGCATTCTTGATGTTACTCGTCCTATCAATGCCACTGAATTGGGCGAGGTTAGATTTGTGCTCATAGTGCGAGCGACCGATTCCGGCACACCACCCCAGCATGCTGATACCGTGGTGACAATTACGGTGGGGGCTGTCGATGGAAACGATCCCCCCATTTTCCAACAGAACCAGTATCACGTCAACGTTGTCGAGCGGGCAACGCCAGATTCATTTGTTATTCAGCTAAATGCTACTGATCCGGATGGACCTTCAGATAATTTGCGCTATCGCGTCGTCGGAGGCACAGCCGTCGATTGGTTCACCATTGATGAAGTGTCAGGAATCGTTCGGGTTGCAAGAGGTGGCGCTCTCCAATGGGATCAAGAAGCTCCTCTTCTTACTCTGGCAGTAGCTGCAGTTGACCAGGGCCAGCCACTTGCTCAATCAGCTACCGCAACAATCACCATACAG gTGGAAGACATCAACCATAAATCACCAAATTTTGATAAACAACTTTTTATCCATCACGTAGCCGAGGTTACACCTGTTGGAACTCGG GTTCTGGCTTTAGGTGCCAGTGATCCCGACACTAGCTCACAATTAAGATTTCGATTAACTGAGCCATTTCagataagaaataaagaaggcTATTTGCGCGACGAAGTTGAAAGCGAGTACTTCTC AATTTCCGAATCAACCGGTATCTTAACCCTTACGAAGCCGCTCGACCACGAGAATGCTGCTGTTGTTATGTTCCGAGCGGAAGTTACAGGCATGAATGCTAATGCAGAATATCCCAATCAAACGGATTTCG CTGAGGTTGCAATTTATGTTCAAGCGCATACTGATAACGGATATTCTCACCGCCGTGGTCTCCAGCTCACCCGATTATCAGAGCGGAAGTGGTTGAAGAACAAGATCCGGGCATTATCTTTCTCACTCTTCAA GCACATGATCCTGTCACTGGTCTTCTTATATCTCATTTTGAGCTTGTGGCtgaaccaaaacaaatcagCGAAAGCTTAA
- the LOC124343126 gene encoding protocadherin-16-like isoform X3 yields MTVSDSDTGVHSQFGLELIPLRNADNIFEVHPMSATGRTPVLIKVTGADKLDYENPDRREMVVQVIARGGGRRLSSTATLTILLVDVNDNIPIFDESSYSFNVVENSAPGSLISRLSATDADSGVFGQLRYELRGFGAERFSVNSSTGDLKVGVCGLSTCLDYEDQDIFTLTYTVIDGGGKATSVPLTIKIDDVNDNPSVFEQNQCRRLIQNRALDFDPQLVVKATDKDSIRKGHSPPIQDGRISYSIVAGNTADNLFNIGRDSGILDVTRPINATELGEVRFVLIVRATDSGTPPQHADTVVTITVGAVDGNDPPIFQQNQYHVNVVERATPDSFVIQLNATDPDGPSDNLRYRVVGGTAVDWFTIDEVSGIVRVARGGALQWDQEAPLLTLAVAAVDQGQPLAQSATATITIQVEDINHKSPNFDKQLFIHHVAEVTPVGTRVLALGASDPDTSSQLRFRLTEPFQIRNKEGYLRDEVESEISESTGILTLTKPLDHENAAVVMFRAEVTGMNANAEYPNQTDFAEVAIYVQAHTDNGYSHRRGLQLTRLSERKWLKNKIRALSFSLFKKKHMILSLVFLYLILSLWLNQNKSAKA; encoded by the exons ATGACCGTTTCGGATTCGGACACTGGCGTACATAGTCAATTTGGGTTAGAGTTGATCCCATTGCGAAATGCCGACAATATCTTTGAGGTTCACCCGATGTCTGCCACAGGCCGGACACCTGTTCTTATCAAAGTTACCGGAGCTGATAAGCTCGACTATGAGAACCCTGACCGGCGGGAAATGGTTGTACAAGTCATAGCTAGAGGTGGAGGCAGACGTCTCTCATCTACTGCCACACTGACCATCCTGTTAGTCGATGTTAACGACAACATCCCGATCTTCGATGAGTCTTCCTATAGTTTCAAT GTGGTTGAGAATTCCGCACCTGGCTCGTTAATTTCAAGGCTGAGTGCTACGGATGCCGACAGCGGTGTGTTCGGACAATTACGCTACGAGTTACGTGGCTTTGGAGCTGAGCGCTTTTCTGTTAACTCGTCTACCGGTGACCTAAAAGTTGGAGTATGCGGACTTTCGACTTGTTTAGATTATGAGGATCAGGACATTTTTACTTTGACCTATACTGTCATTGACGGAGGGG GGAAAGCAACATCAGTGCCGCTTACCATTAAAATTGATGACGTTAACGACAATCCGTCCGTTTTCGAGCAAAATCAATGCAGGCGACTCATCCAAAATAGAGCTCTTGACTTCGATCCACAATTAGTGGTTAAG gcTACAGATAAGGATAGTATTCGGAAAGGTCATTCACCGCCAATTCAAGATGGCAGGATTTCCTACTCCATTGTGGCAGGCAACACTGCAGACAACTTATTCAATATTGGGCGCGACAGTGGCATTCTTGATGTTACTCGTCCTATCAATGCCACTGAATTGGGCGAGGTTAGATTTGTGCTCATAGTGCGAGCGACCGATTCCGGCACACCACCCCAGCATGCTGATACCGTGGTGACAATTACGGTGGGGGCTGTCGATGGAAACGATCCCCCCATTTTCCAACAGAACCAGTATCACGTCAACGTTGTCGAGCGGGCAACGCCAGATTCATTTGTTATTCAGCTAAATGCTACTGATCCGGATGGACCTTCAGATAATTTGCGCTATCGCGTCGTCGGAGGCACAGCCGTCGATTGGTTCACCATTGATGAAGTGTCAGGAATCGTTCGGGTTGCAAGAGGTGGCGCTCTCCAATGGGATCAAGAAGCTCCTCTTCTTACTCTGGCAGTAGCTGCAGTTGACCAGGGCCAGCCACTTGCTCAATCAGCTACCGCAACAATCACCATACAG gTGGAAGACATCAACCATAAATCACCAAATTTTGATAAACAACTTTTTATCCATCACGTAGCCGAGGTTACACCTGTTGGAACTCGG GTTCTGGCTTTAGGTGCCAGTGATCCCGACACTAGCTCACAATTAAGATTTCGATTAACTGAGCCATTTCagataagaaataaagaaggcTATTTGCGCGACGAAGTTGAAAGCGA AATTTCCGAATCAACCGGTATCTTAACCCTTACGAAGCCGCTCGACCACGAGAATGCTGCTGTTGTTATGTTCCGAGCGGAAGTTACAGGCATGAATGCTAATGCAGAATATCCCAATCAAACGGATTTCG CTGAGGTTGCAATTTATGTTCAAGCGCATACTGATAACGGATATTCTCACCGCCGTGGTCTCCAGCTCACCCGATTATCAGAGCGGAAGTGGTTGAAGAACAAGATCCGGGCATTATCTTTCTCACTCTTCAAGAAGAA GCACATGATCCTGTCACTGGTCTTCTTATATCTCATTTTGAGCTTGTGGCtgaaccaaaacaaatcagCGAAAGCTTAA
- the LOC124343126 gene encoding protocadherin-16-like isoform X4, with protein sequence MTVSDSDTGVHSQFGLELIPLRNADNIFEVHPMSATGRTPVLIKVTGADKLDYENPDRREMVVQVIARGGGRRLSSTATLTILLVDVNDNIPIFDESSYSFNVVENSAPGSLISRLSATDADSGVFGQLRYELRGFGAERFSVNSSTGDLKVGVCGLSTCLDYEDQDIFTLTYTVIDGGGKATSVPLTIKIDDVNDNPSVFEQNQCRRLIQNRALDFDPQLVVKATDKDSIRKGHSPPIQDGRISYSIVAGNTADNLFNIGRDSGILDVTRPINATELGEVRFVLIVRATDSGTPPQHADTVVTITVGAVDGNDPPIFQQNQYHVNVVERATPDSFVIQLNATDPDGPSDNLRYRVVGGTAVDWFTIDEVSGIVRVARGGALQWDQEAPLLTLAVAAVDQGQPLAQSATATITIQVEDINHKSPNFDKQLFIHHVAEVTPVGTRVLALGASDPDTSSQLRFRLTEPFQIRNKEGYLRDEVESEYFSISESTGILTLTKPLDHENAAVVMFRAEVTGMNANAEYPNQTDFAEVAIYVQAHTDNGYSHRRGLQLTRLSERKWLKNKIRALSFSLFKKKFRY encoded by the exons ATGACCGTTTCGGATTCGGACACTGGCGTACATAGTCAATTTGGGTTAGAGTTGATCCCATTGCGAAATGCCGACAATATCTTTGAGGTTCACCCGATGTCTGCCACAGGCCGGACACCTGTTCTTATCAAAGTTACCGGAGCTGATAAGCTCGACTATGAGAACCCTGACCGGCGGGAAATGGTTGTACAAGTCATAGCTAGAGGTGGAGGCAGACGTCTCTCATCTACTGCCACACTGACCATCCTGTTAGTCGATGTTAACGACAACATCCCGATCTTCGATGAGTCTTCCTATAGTTTCAAT GTGGTTGAGAATTCCGCACCTGGCTCGTTAATTTCAAGGCTGAGTGCTACGGATGCCGACAGCGGTGTGTTCGGACAATTACGCTACGAGTTACGTGGCTTTGGAGCTGAGCGCTTTTCTGTTAACTCGTCTACCGGTGACCTAAAAGTTGGAGTATGCGGACTTTCGACTTGTTTAGATTATGAGGATCAGGACATTTTTACTTTGACCTATACTGTCATTGACGGAGGGG GGAAAGCAACATCAGTGCCGCTTACCATTAAAATTGATGACGTTAACGACAATCCGTCCGTTTTCGAGCAAAATCAATGCAGGCGACTCATCCAAAATAGAGCTCTTGACTTCGATCCACAATTAGTGGTTAAG gcTACAGATAAGGATAGTATTCGGAAAGGTCATTCACCGCCAATTCAAGATGGCAGGATTTCCTACTCCATTGTGGCAGGCAACACTGCAGACAACTTATTCAATATTGGGCGCGACAGTGGCATTCTTGATGTTACTCGTCCTATCAATGCCACTGAATTGGGCGAGGTTAGATTTGTGCTCATAGTGCGAGCGACCGATTCCGGCACACCACCCCAGCATGCTGATACCGTGGTGACAATTACGGTGGGGGCTGTCGATGGAAACGATCCCCCCATTTTCCAACAGAACCAGTATCACGTCAACGTTGTCGAGCGGGCAACGCCAGATTCATTTGTTATTCAGCTAAATGCTACTGATCCGGATGGACCTTCAGATAATTTGCGCTATCGCGTCGTCGGAGGCACAGCCGTCGATTGGTTCACCATTGATGAAGTGTCAGGAATCGTTCGGGTTGCAAGAGGTGGCGCTCTCCAATGGGATCAAGAAGCTCCTCTTCTTACTCTGGCAGTAGCTGCAGTTGACCAGGGCCAGCCACTTGCTCAATCAGCTACCGCAACAATCACCATACAG gTGGAAGACATCAACCATAAATCACCAAATTTTGATAAACAACTTTTTATCCATCACGTAGCCGAGGTTACACCTGTTGGAACTCGG GTTCTGGCTTTAGGTGCCAGTGATCCCGACACTAGCTCACAATTAAGATTTCGATTAACTGAGCCATTTCagataagaaataaagaaggcTATTTGCGCGACGAAGTTGAAAGCGAGTACTTCTC AATTTCCGAATCAACCGGTATCTTAACCCTTACGAAGCCGCTCGACCACGAGAATGCTGCTGTTGTTATGTTCCGAGCGGAAGTTACAGGCATGAATGCTAATGCAGAATATCCCAATCAAACGGATTTCG CTGAGGTTGCAATTTATGTTCAAGCGCATACTGATAACGGATATTCTCACCGCCGTGGTCTCCAGCTCACCCGATTATCAGAGCGGAAGTGGTTGAAGAACAAGATCCGGGCATTATCTTTCTCACTCTTCAAGAAGAAGTTCCGTTATTAG
- the LOC124343126 gene encoding protocadherin-16-like isoform X5, with product MTVSDSDTGVHSQFGLELIPLRNADNIFEVHPMSATGRTPVLIKVTGADKLDYENPDRREMVVQVIARGGGRRLSSTATLTILLVDVNDNIPIFDESSYSFNVVENSAPGSLISRLSATDADSGVFGQLRYELRGFGAERFSVNSSTGDLKVGVCGLSTCLDYEDQDIFTLTYTVIDGGGKATSVPLTIKIDDVNDNPSVFEQNQCRRLIQNRALDFDPQLVVKATDKDSIRKGHSPPIQDGRISYSIVAGNTADNLFNIGRDSGILDVTRPINATELGEVRFVLIVRATDSGTPPQHADTVVTITVGAVDGNDPPIFQQNQYHVNVVERATPDSFVIQLNATDPDGPSDNLRYRVVGGTAVDWFTIDEVSGIVRVARGGALQWDQEAPLLTLAVAAVDQGQPLAQSATATITIQVEDINHKSPNFDKQLFIHHVAEVTPVGTRVLALGASDPDTSSQLRFRLTEPFQIRNKEGYLRDEVEKFPNQPVS from the exons ATGACCGTTTCGGATTCGGACACTGGCGTACATAGTCAATTTGGGTTAGAGTTGATCCCATTGCGAAATGCCGACAATATCTTTGAGGTTCACCCGATGTCTGCCACAGGCCGGACACCTGTTCTTATCAAAGTTACCGGAGCTGATAAGCTCGACTATGAGAACCCTGACCGGCGGGAAATGGTTGTACAAGTCATAGCTAGAGGTGGAGGCAGACGTCTCTCATCTACTGCCACACTGACCATCCTGTTAGTCGATGTTAACGACAACATCCCGATCTTCGATGAGTCTTCCTATAGTTTCAAT GTGGTTGAGAATTCCGCACCTGGCTCGTTAATTTCAAGGCTGAGTGCTACGGATGCCGACAGCGGTGTGTTCGGACAATTACGCTACGAGTTACGTGGCTTTGGAGCTGAGCGCTTTTCTGTTAACTCGTCTACCGGTGACCTAAAAGTTGGAGTATGCGGACTTTCGACTTGTTTAGATTATGAGGATCAGGACATTTTTACTTTGACCTATACTGTCATTGACGGAGGGG GGAAAGCAACATCAGTGCCGCTTACCATTAAAATTGATGACGTTAACGACAATCCGTCCGTTTTCGAGCAAAATCAATGCAGGCGACTCATCCAAAATAGAGCTCTTGACTTCGATCCACAATTAGTGGTTAAG gcTACAGATAAGGATAGTATTCGGAAAGGTCATTCACCGCCAATTCAAGATGGCAGGATTTCCTACTCCATTGTGGCAGGCAACACTGCAGACAACTTATTCAATATTGGGCGCGACAGTGGCATTCTTGATGTTACTCGTCCTATCAATGCCACTGAATTGGGCGAGGTTAGATTTGTGCTCATAGTGCGAGCGACCGATTCCGGCACACCACCCCAGCATGCTGATACCGTGGTGACAATTACGGTGGGGGCTGTCGATGGAAACGATCCCCCCATTTTCCAACAGAACCAGTATCACGTCAACGTTGTCGAGCGGGCAACGCCAGATTCATTTGTTATTCAGCTAAATGCTACTGATCCGGATGGACCTTCAGATAATTTGCGCTATCGCGTCGTCGGAGGCACAGCCGTCGATTGGTTCACCATTGATGAAGTGTCAGGAATCGTTCGGGTTGCAAGAGGTGGCGCTCTCCAATGGGATCAAGAAGCTCCTCTTCTTACTCTGGCAGTAGCTGCAGTTGACCAGGGCCAGCCACTTGCTCAATCAGCTACCGCAACAATCACCATACAG gTGGAAGACATCAACCATAAATCACCAAATTTTGATAAACAACTTTTTATCCATCACGTAGCCGAGGTTACACCTGTTGGAACTCGG GTTCTGGCTTTAGGTGCCAGTGATCCCGACACTAGCTCACAATTAAGATTTCGATTAACTGAGCCATTTCagataagaaataaagaaggcTATTTGCGCGACGAAGTTGAAA AATTTCCGAATCAACCGGTATCTTAA
- the LOC124326143 gene encoding protein GPR107-like produces MYLRKNFLLFLLIISISINNSVGRKHHLDLKDETRKSIPVSMFGFLRGGILNVTVSNLAISKQAQETSGLGFSLDRTLSDAANPYLDSKRDICSSRLEINEEPDHTAVARFEFDFKDKIFKVRCSSRFNFIGNIITVDDPRN; encoded by the exons ATGTATTTAAGGAAAAACTTTTTACTGTTTCTGCTCATCATATCAATTTCCATTAATAATTCAGTTGGTAGAAAACATCATCTTGATCTAAag GATGAGACTCGAAAAAGCATACCTGTTAGTATGTTCGGATTTCTTCGAGGTGGCATCTTGAATGTTACAGTATCTAACTTGGCAATCTCGAAACAAGCACAAGAAACATCAGGACTGGGGTTTAGCTTGGATAGGACACTTAGTGATGCTGCAAACCCATACTTAGATAGCAAACGGGATATCTGTAGTTCAAGATtggaaataaatgaagaaCCAGATCACACAGCTGTTGctcgatttgaatttgatttcaaagacaaaat atTTAAAGTTCGGTGCTCCAGCAGGTTTAATTTCATTGGCAACATTATTACTGTGGATGACccaagaaattga